ttttttattaatttttgatttatatacataattttggTCGCTTTCCCCCTTATTTGGGTTTTCTTTAAATTCATTCTGAGGTTGGATAAAATTATTGCTactattttcttcatttgaAGAATAATCAGTATAAGAAGTATTATTCGTGCAATTATCGAAGATCATAGATTCTTTATATGCTATTAATTCTTCAGATGATTcgcttattttttcattttttatatttttttcgtgtTTATGctcaaatttattatcatcacaATGTAAATTATCCATTTCAATAGAAGTATTGTTTTCATTGCCTACATTGGGAAAAtctgtttcattttttgtttcaacATGTAGCAAATGCttataatcattttcatttgttcCTTCTTCCAAAAACATTGAGCTTTCATCATACaatatatcatcattatcATCTTTAATTTCTATAGTTTCAGCACTGCTAATACATTTCTTTTCCTCTTTTAGTTCACTTAAAGAAGGTACTCTTTCTTCCACTTCGGCCTCTGTATTTTCAGGTTTCTCAATTGAATAGTTCTCcatattatcttttttttcgctAATAGATGATTCTTCTTTGGTATATTCTTTATGAATAACCAATTTTTCATCATCTATTGTTTTCATTTCCTCATAAATAGGAATATCCTTATATCCAGAATTCTGTAATTGTTTTGAACATGTATCTTCTTCATgtttatctttttcatcGTGGGCAATAGTTTCATCTTTTAATTCTATagttttcatatttaaaaaatttatgctATCAgcaatattttcatatgtattttttccaaaatGGGTATGTTGTATATGttctataaatatgttaattgcatccttattattttcgtaCAGTATACATTCTTTATTGTTtccataaaaatttattttttttgttttatttttataatgcaTTACACTATTATAAgcatttgaattattttcattatataaactggataatttattacttCTGCTATTATGGGGATGCATATCTAGTTCTTTTTTACTATCCAATTTTTGAGGGTTTATATGACCAGTGTGATATgcatcattttcatatgtGTGTTTTTGGCGATTTAAATtacttttatattcaaataatgcTTCATTTGTTTGATTGACATTACCATTCATAAGTGAATTTGATACTACAAAAGAATTTCCATCTAATCTTTTATAGTTTTGATGgctttttgttatatttacattattaaGATCTACACCATGAATGCTTGTTTCATTTATGTTAATATCTTTTTCgcaatattttaaaaaaatagtttcaATAACATCATATActcctttattttttaatacactaatattatatacttcTATTGATACAtgcttataattatttatctgtttattaattatatcttTCATAATGTTTGacaatatttcattattttccaaTTCATCACTAGATATaaaacttttattattaagtttgatatcatttataattttattgaatttatttatcatagcttcctttttaatttcagaTTTTTcgtcattttcttttaatataaacttTTCTAATGGAGTATTATTtgcaataaataattcaacTACCCTTTTATATAGCAAGCataaataatcatttaaatatatattatcatctgataaaaaaaagttcttaaacttttcattatcatatatatctaaagatcttatataattgtatatGCAAGGTGACGAATAATATGAGAATTCTTCTGATTTATTTgccaatataataattggtTTTATAAATTCCTTATCATCTTCTACAATATTTTCACCATCTTGGTGTTCTTTTGTTTCCTCTTTCatttgttgttttttttttatgctaTTAATTCCATTTGTGCATAggtaacataaatatataatcaatttaaatatgttgaGTTCAGATTTTGCATCtattacataaaatataacatcCGTATCATCATAATAGcaatcataaatatttatcgtATTAGTTTCTGTTCCTTcaatatcatatatttgtaaattgcctttatttacacatattttttttgtattaaagCCAAGCGGACAATTACCATTATTaccatttattaaatattgcgtatttattatatcatatttacttttattgTGATAATTTGCTATTAGATTAAATAAGCTCGTTTTTCCTGAACCACCCTCAccaataattaaaattctCAATTCTTTCGGGTTTCCagaattagaaaaataagACTTAAATAGagaaaacatattttctcTAAACCGTCAGTTttaaagtattttttttattttttccctttactctttatttttgaaaagcgtcttatttgtttttgtttaGCATTTATCGTGGTTATAGTAATATGCttatcttttatttgtgtggagttttttttgtttgctTTAGTTCAATGAATGCTATTCATTTTATGCATTGCACACATTTTTTGGGGTTTGTTcagtataataaatatgcataactCAGAAGACCTCCAAAACTTCTCTCGATATGTTATTCACAGTTTcctatttataaatttttgttttatggAAAATTTATTCATCCCTTTATGtgaatatgtattatatacttGATTTTTCAATCCCTTTCtcaattatttgtttatgtaACTAATAAGCTTGTTATCTTTGGCGATCATATgttaaatttgtttacaaaaaaaaatatttgctATTAAAAGACTATTACATTggattataaaatatttatcattactGATATTActgctatttttttacataaaaattcaaaaaatatatatttaaattttatgaagCATTATGgtattatcaaataaaacgaaaatatttcatcattttttattttcaaaaatttccattcttgtatatatttcaataataaattaccTCGGAAATTATgcgaataaaaaaattaaaaatattcatatacaTTATGATTGgtatgaataaaatataaaacatggaaaataaattaaaaacgaACAATATAATCCCTATTgatgtataaatattttaccaTGATGAAATTTTATGTTATGTTTTACATTCTTATTACatttgaataatatttttcatatatttgcaTGTATTACATAtgaaacaattttaaagacctataaaaatatacaaaatattttgtaaaaaaacgaataaGCATTTATACTGTTTTCCAATCATCacaatattatttcataatttgaattatatatatataaaagtatgtaatacattttttttactataaaATCTTTAATGCCAATagttttcaaaattatatacctGTCTATgaccattttattttaatgaaGGAACCATatttaaagaataaaagaaaatatattatagatTTTAACAAATATGAAAAGAGAATAAATACCTTTagtacatataaaaatatatattaacatattCTCCATATATGTAATACTATTAAAGCGTCTGTGATTTATGAACCAGATGCATAATGCTATATTGAATagaacaattttttaacgACTATATAGTAAATGCGTATTTAAAGAATTAAgcatttatgcatatataaaaaatggaatattAATTGTGATTTCTTTAGTTATAATgttgtatattttgttttatccATGCTGATATAGATAGTTAATTTGAtgcattttcaaaaaaaattgcatcTAGGATGAATTCATATTGTGTATAACACcacacacaaaaaataataataaaataataaaccaattttaaaaataacgaTAAAGCATTTTTCGAAACATTGTTTCTTTTGACTTTTCCTtatttaaagaaattaattattctaATTCCTCAcacaaaatatgttattatatacaatataatgCTTATGCCTATATGCCATTCCCCAAGCTTATTATAtggttatatattatatatattttttttatattataagttttccctcaaaaaaataaaatcataaGTAAAAggcatttataaaattctcTATATAGTAAATGCTTAAGAAAACACAATTTTCACTTTCACACTTATTACcccaattttatattatttttacttttctctaatcataaaattcttacattaattaaaattacataatatttaaaaaaattaagaaatacatatgttatatataaataaattgtgtaataatttaaaaaaatagaagtTTAAACTagtttaaacaaaaataatggatTCACgatttttaacaaattattatataacatCTTTTTATACCCCTTTGATAGATGCCGATAGTTCTGTGTATAAacaattgaaaaaaaaatataaaaaaccaAGCAAGCACCCTATTATTACAAGCAATATTTTTcgttatatataacaatttttggctattataaaaaatgcatatatgatttatacgtaataaaaaacaatcctttaaaatattagttTTTCCACCTATATAAAGGagtatgcataaatatattaacgCACTTCGAGGAACTTGTAAAATTAGTTACcccaaatattttttttattttaaaggaataatttataaaatattatgcatatatcaTATCATATGGATTATATTGCATACAACATATTATAATGTATACGCTATATTATACTTTTGGCGATAATTATGGATTGTTAGgcttgaaaaaaataaaacatactAAGTATACATGTAGAATGAATACGGTTTAAGtagtatattatattattatgtgcATGAATATAgctaaaattttttttttgttaggaatatatatactcactaattaaaaaaaacgtgTTAAATACGTactatatatgcatattttttaatgcaaaattaaaaaaatgtagagtaataaaacaacattgctattatttctgaatttaataaaaagcaaaacaaaataagtgaattatattaagcacatatatataaatatcatatatatttataagagGTATggaaatttattatatacataaatatgcttacaaagataaataaaaatattttgatgcataataatataattaaaatttatgatatgaaatatttttcataaaaaactttatttaacaaaaaattaatcaatatatatacatgtagAGCATATGCGtcatagaaaatataataacaaagtattatataattaaattatacacGATATGCAAttactttattttacatatttgtaaagaactatataaaaaaattaaacaaatagcaatatattattataagaaaataatatatataatactgTATTTACAcagttgaaaaaaaattaatttaagaatataaaaaaaaaaaacataaatattttttcattttaaaataatagaacAAAATGGTGAACTTTACAGTAGATCAGGTTCGTGAGATCATGAACAAAACCAAACAAATTAGGAACATGTCCGTTATAGCACATGTCGACCACGGAAAATCAACATTAACAGATTCTTTGGTATCAAAGGCCGGTATTATATCTAGTAAGCATGCAGGAGATGCTCGTTTTACTGATACTCGTGCCGATGAACAAGAAAGGTGTATTACCATTAAGTCAACTGGTATATCTATGTATTTTGAACACGATTTAGAAGATGGAGAAGGAAAAAAACCTTTTCTTATCAACTTAATTGATTCACCAGGACACGTTGACTTTTCATCAGAAGTTACAGCTGCATTAAGAGTTACAGATGGTGCTTTAGTTGTTGTTGATACTATTGAAGGTGTATGTGTACAAACAGAAACTGTTTTGTATCAAGCTTTAGGAGAAAGAATTAAGCCAGTATTACACGTTAATAAAGTTGACAGAGCATTATTAGAATTACAAATGGAAGTTGAAGATATTTATCAAACTTTTGCAAGAACTATTGAAAGTGtaaatgttattatttctacATATACTGACAAATTAATGGGAGATATTCAAGTATATCCCGAAAAAGGTACTGTATCTTTTGGTTCTGGTTTACAAGGTTGGGCATTTACTTTAGAAACTTTCTCAAGAATATATTCCAAAAAATTCGGTAttgaaaaaagtaaaatgaTGCAACGTTTATGGGGTAACAGTTTTTATGATGCTAAAACAAAGAAATGGTCAAAAAATCAACAAGAAGGTTATAAAAGAGGTTTTTGTCAATTTATTATGGAACCAATCTTAAACTTATGTCAATCAATTATGAATGATGATAAAGAGAAATACACAAAGATGTTACAAAACATCGGTGTTGAATTAAAGGGAGAcgataaattattaactggtaaacaattattaaaaaaagctaTGCAAATATGGTTACCAGCAGGAGATACTTTATTAGAAATGATTGTTACTCACTTACCATCCCCAGCAACTGCACAAAAATATCGTgttgaaaatttatatgaaggTCCCATGGATGATGAAGCAGCTAATGCTATACGTAATTGTGATCCTAATGGTCCATTAATGAtgtatatatcaaaaatggTTCCCACATCTGATAAGGGAAGATTTTATGCATTTGGTCGTGTGTTCTCAGGAACAGTTGCTACAGGACAAAAAGTTAGAATCCAAGGTCCACATTATGTACCAGGAGAAAAAACagatttatatgaaaaaaatattcaaagaACTGTATTAATGATGGGTAGATATACTGAACAAGTTCAAGATGTACCATGTGGTAACACATGTTGTTTGGTTGGTGTTGATCaatatattgtaaaatCAGGAACAATTACTACATTTAAAGAAGCCCATAACATTGCTGATATGAAATATAGTGTATCTCCTGTCGTCCGTGTTGCGGTTAAACCAAAGGATAGCAAACAATTACCAAAATTAGTTGACGgtcttaaaaaattagcTAAATCTGATCCATTAGTTTTATGTACTACTGATGAATCTGGAGAACACATTATATCTGGTTGTGGTGAATTACACATTGAAATTTGCTTAAAAGATTTAAAAGACGAATATGCACAAATTGACTTTATTGTTTCTGACCCAGTCGTTTCATATAGAGAAACTGTTACTGAAGAATCAACAATTACATGTTTAGGTAAATCACCAAATAAACACAATCGTCTATTTATGAAAGCTTATCCATTGGCTGAAGGATTACCAGAAGATATTGATAAAGGTAAAGTATCCGATAAAGATGATCCAAAAACTAGAGCAAACTACTTACACAGTAATTATCAATGGGATAAAAACTTagcattaaaaatatgggcATTTGGTCCAGAAACTATTGGTCCAAATCTTTTAACAGATAACACAAGTGGTATACAATATATGAATGAAATTAAAGTTCATTGTGTAGCTGCTTTCCAATGGGCATCAAAGGAAGGTGTTTTAtgtgaagaaaatatgagAGGATGTGAATTCAGAATGTTAGACGTTCATATGCACGCTGATGCTATTCACAGAGGTGCAGGACAAATTATGCCCGcttgtaaaaaatgtat
This region of Plasmodium chabaudi chabaudi strain AS genome assembly, chromosome: 13 genomic DNA includes:
- a CDS encoding elongation factor 2, putative, producing the protein MVNFTVDQVREIMNKTKQIRNMSVIAHVDHGKSTLTDSLVSKAGIISSKHAGDARFTDTRADEQERCITIKSTGISMYFEHDLEDGEGKKPFLINLIDSPGHVDFSSEVTAALRVTDGALVVVDTIEGVCVQTETVLYQALGERIKPVLHVNKVDRALLELQMEVEDIYQTFARTIESVNVIISTYTDKLMGDIQVYPEKGTVSFGSGLQGWAFTLETFSRIYSKKFGIEKSKMMQRLWGNSFYDAKTKKWSKNQQEGYKRGFCQFIMEPILNLCQSIMNDDKEKYTKMLQNIGVELKGDDKLLTGKQLLKKAMQIWLPAGDTLLEMIVTHLPSPATAQKYRVENLYEGPMDDEAANAIRNCDPNGPLMMYISKMVPTSDKGRFYAFGRVFSGTVATGQKVRIQGPHYVPGEKTDLYEKNIQRTVLMMGRYTEQVQDVPCGNTCCLVGVDQYIVKSGTITTFKEAHNIADMKYSVSPVVRVAVKPKDSKQLPKLVDGLKKLAKSDPLVLCTTDESGEHIISGCGELHIEICLKDLKDEYAQIDFIVSDPVVSYRETVTEESTITCLGKSPNKHNRLFMKAYPLAEGLPEDIDKGKVSDKDDPKTRANYLHSNYQWDKNLALKIWAFGPETIGPNLLTDNTSGIQYMNEIKVHCVAAFQWASKEGVLCEENMRGCEFRMLDVHMHADAIHRGAGQIMPACKKCIYACELTAVPRLVEPIYLVDISCPQDVVSGVYSVLNKRRGIVISEDQKLGTPLLKIQAHLPVAESFGFTSALRAATSGQAFPQCVFDHWSVLYDDPFDSNKNSYKIIMNIRERKGIKVEMPQLDNYLDKL